Proteins encoded in a region of the Leopardus geoffroyi isolate Oge1 chromosome E2, O.geoffroyi_Oge1_pat1.0, whole genome shotgun sequence genome:
- the ANKRD11 gene encoding ankyrin repeat domain-containing protein 11 isoform X10, with protein sequence MESRRTRTQMPPAQSMSWYCKAGSLLEGPWPEMEVPRSKKKEKQGPERKRIKKEPVPRKAGLLFGMGLSGIRAGYPLSERQQVALLMQMTAEESANSPVDTTPKHPSQSTVCQKGTPNSASKTKDKVNKRNERGETRLHRAAIRGDARRIKELIGEGADVNVKDFAGWTALHEACNRGYYDVAKQLLAAGAEVNTKGLDDDTPLHDAANNGHYKVVKLLLRYGGNPQQSNRKGETPLKVANSPTMVNLLLGKGTYTSSEESSTESSEEEDAPSFAPSSSVDGNNTDSEFEKGLKHKAKNPEPQKTVTPVKDEYEFDEDDEQDRVPPVDDKHLLKKDYRKETKSNSFISIPKMEVKSYTKNNTIAPKKAAHRILSDTSDEEDVGVTVGTGEKLRLSAHTILPGNKTREPSNSKQQKEKNKVKKKRKKETKGKEVRFGKRNDKFCSSESESESSESGEDDGDSVGSSGCLKESPLVLKDPSLFSSLSASSTSSHGSSAAQKHNPGHADQHARHWRTDNWKSISSPAWSEVSSLSDSTRTRLTSESDCSSEGSSVESLKPVRKKQEHRKRGGLQSALSEKKNSFHASVDGAIPKLDKEGKVVKKHKTKHKHKNKEKGLCSVGQELKLKSFTYEYEDSKQRPEKAILLDGDVPSEGKLKALKHDRDHFRKEERLGKVKSEDREWLFKEEVVKVSKDEKALKRIKDVSRSFREEKDRGSKAEKEKLVKEKSPKEERLRLYKEERKKKSKDRPAKLEKKNDCKEDRIPKEKEKAFKEEKDKLKKEKVYREDSSAFDEYCNKSQFLENEDTKFSLSDDQQDRWFSDLSDSSFDFKGDDSWDSPVTDYRDVKSDPVARLILETVKEDSKEKKRESKGREKRDYGDRRGDRDAFFRKKDRDCLDKSSERRKEQADKHKGIPGCLPDKDKKRRESAEAGRDRKDALEAAKERKDGRPKPEEAHREEPKELAGEAGFKDRPDCEFGKGPEPWERLHAARDKEKKERGKLEKYKDKSGDRDKSEKSVLEKCQKDKEFDKCFKEKKDPKEKHKDKERKASLDQVKEKREKNFPGLLSEDFPEKKDEKKGKEKSWYIADIFTDESEDEKDEFAASGLRLGDAGDAPRADGPQDTDRHRKHSADRQHSEKQKDRELREKKKEKGAAEGAKDKKEKVLEKHKDKKDKEGADKYKDRKDRTSADPTQEKKNKQKPPEKLERKPSAEDKARSRHRERPDREHCRDRKVSRSTEAEKSLLERLEEEALHAYREDSNDKASEVSSDSFTDRGQEPGLSALLEVSFTEPPEEKVKERERHRHSSSSSKKSHDRERVRKDKCEKRDKSDDYKDTGSRKDPGQYDKDFSDADAYGIPYGAKADVEDELDKTIELFAAEKKDKNDSEREPSKKADKELKPYGCGAAGALKDKRRRERHRERWRDEREKHRDRHSDGPPRHHKDEQKPAARDKDNPPNTLRDKSRDESLKLSETKPKEKFKENPEKEKGDSVKVGNGNDKPPAARDQGKRDARPREKLLGDGDLMMTSFERMLSQKDLEVEERHKRHKERMKQMEKMRHRSGDPKLKDRAKPAEDVRKKGLDVPARRPLVPDPAPKDKRPKEPALAPPAADGKPPLGPAGDARDWLAGPHAKEALPASPRPDQGRPTGVPTPASVVSCPSYEEAMHTPRTPSCSADDYSDLIFDCADPQPVSSTSARACSPSFFDRFSVAASGISETASQTPTRPLCTSLYRSVSVDIRRTPEEEFSAGDKLFRQQSVPTASSYGSPGQRLEDKAPVPPGPAEKFACLSPGYYSPDYGIPSPKADALHCPPAAVVNVTPSPEGAFSGLQAKSPPSHRDELLAPSMEGALPPDLGIPLDATEDQQATAAIIPPEPSYLEPLDEGPFSTVITEDPVEWAHPAASEQALSCSLIGGAPENPVSWPVGPDLLLKSPQRLPESPQHFCPTEALHPAAPGPFGAPEPPYPGSPDSYPLSATEPGLEGAKGDVVDTVPAAVPAPEEPAPFAPPSRLEPFFTNCKPLPDAPPDTAPEPACLATVTQVEALAPMENNFLENGHDLSALGQVEAVPWPDGFPNSEDDLDLGPFSLPELPLQAKDVSDVETEPVEETPLGPPENTPAGPPVVPNGGDVAAAAAEEQPALPPDQAAPRLPAEPEPEPPEEPKPDVMLETTVEAGVTSEGRVPPEDSDSGLGPAPPAPERHPAGSGDEEAEGRDPPAASHHGTPDAAAVAAAAAADGSAQAHVEDGAGPLDGAGPEGPVGGIQPEASEPEPKPAVEAPKAPKVEEIPQRMTRNRAQMLANQSKQSSPPADKEPAPAPPPRAKGRCCEEDDPQAQHPRKRRFQRSSQQLQQQMNTSTQQTREVIQQTLAAIVDAIKLDDIEPYHSDRSNPYFEYLQIRKKIEEKRKILCYITPQAPQCYAEYVTYTGSYLLDGKPLSKLHIPVIAPPPSLAEPLKELFKQQEAVRGKLRLQHSIEREKLIVSCEQEILRVHCRAARTIANQAVPFSACTMLLDSEVYNMPLESQGDENKSVRDRFNARQFISWLQDVDDKYDRMKTCLLMRQQHEAAALNAVQRMEWQLKAQELDPAGHKALCVHEVPSFYVPMVDVNDDFVLLPA encoded by the exons ATGGAGAGCAGAAGGACTCGGACACAG ATGCCTCCAGCTCAGTCCATGTCGTGGTACTGCAAGGCTGGTTCGCTCCTCGAAGGGCCATGGCCTGAAATGGAGGTCCCTAGAAGCAAGAAGAAAG AGAAGCAGGGTCCTGAGCGCAAGAGGATTAAGAAGGAGCCCGTCCCCCGGAAGGCCGGGCTGCTGTTTGGCATGGGGCTGTCTGGGATCCGAGCCGGCTACCCCCTCTCCGAGCGCCAGCAGGTGGCTCTCCTCATGCAGATGACTGCCGAGGAGTCCGCCAACAGCCCAG TAGACACGACACCAAAGCACCCCTCCCAGTCGACAGTGTGTCAGAAGGGGACGCCGAACTCCGCCTCGAAAACCAAAGACAAGGTGAACAAGCGGAACGAGCGCGGAGAGACCCGCCTGCACCGCGCAGCCATCCGCGGGGACGCCCGGCGCATCAAGGAGCTCATCGGCGAGGGCGCGGACGTCAACGTCAAGGACTTTGCAG GCTGGACAGCGCTGCACGAGGCGTGTAACCGGGGCTACTACGACGTCGCCAAGCAGCTGTTGGCCGCGGGGGCAGAGGTGAACACCAAGGGCCTAGACGACGACACCCCCCTGCACGACGCTGCGAACAACGGGCACTACAAG GTGGTGAAGCTGTTGTTGCGGTATGGCGGGAACCCTCAGCAAAGCAACAGGAAAGGCGAGACGCCGCTGAAGGTGGCCAACTCCCCGACCATGGTGAATCTCCTGTTGGGCAAGGGGACCTACACGTCCAGCGAGGAGAGCTCGACCG AGAGCTCAGAGGAGGAAGACGCCCCATCGTTCGCACCTTCTAGTTCGGTTGACGGCAATAACACAGACTCTGAATTTGAAAAAGGCCTGAAGCACAAGGCTAAGAATCCAGAGCCCCAGAAAACTGTGACCCCCGTCAAGGATGAGTACGAGTTTGACGAGGACGACGAGCAGGACAGAGTCCCTCCAGTGGACGACAAACACTTACTGAAAAAGGattacagaaaagaaactaaatcaaatagttttatttctatacccaaaatggaagtgaaaagttACACTAAAAATAACACGATTGCACCAAAGAAAGCGGCTCATCGCATCCTTTCAGACACGTCAGACGAGGAGGACGTTGGCGTCACTGTGGGGACAGGAGAGAAGCTGAGGCTCTCGGCACACACGATACTGCCCGGTAACAAAACGCGGGAACCTTCCAATTccaagcagcagaaagagaaaaataaagtgaaaaagaagcGAAAGAAGGAGACAAAAGGCAAGGAAGTGCGGTTTGGGAAAAGGAATGACAAGTTCTGCTCCTCCGAGTCGGAGAGCGAGTCCTCGGAGAGCGGGGAGGACGACGGGGACTCGGTGGGGAGCTCTGGCTGCCTCAAGGAGTCCCCACTGGTGCTGAAGGACCCGTCCCTGTTCAGCTCTCTGTCCGCCTCCTCCACCTCGTCTCACGGGAGCTCTGCCGCCCAGAAGCATAACCCCGGCCACGCGGACCAGCACGCCAGGCACTGGCGGACAGACAATTGGAAAAGCATCTCTTCTCCCGCCTGGTCAGAGGTCAGCTCTTTATCAGACTCCACAAGGACGAGACTGACGAGCGAGTCTGACTGCTCCTCCGAGGGCTCCAGCGTGGAGTCGCTGAAGCCCGTGAGGAAGAAGCAGGAGCACAGGAAGCGGGGCGGCCTGCAGAGCGCGCTGTCGGAGAAGAAGAACTCTTTCCACGCCAGCGTGGACGGTGCCATTCCCAAGCTGGACAAGGAGGGCAAGGTCgtcaagaaacacaaaacaaaacacaaacacaaaaacaaggaGAAAGGGCTGTGCTCCGTCGGTCAGGAGCTCAAGTTGAAAAGTTTCACTTACGAGTATGAGGACTCCAAGCAGCGGCCGGAGAAGGCCATACTTCTGGACGGCGACGTTCCCAGTGAGGGCAAGCTGAAGGCCTTGAAGCACGACCGGGACCACTTCAGGAAGGAAGAGCGGCTCGGCAAGGTGAAGTCGGAAGACAGGGAATGGCTCTTCAAAGAGGAGGTGGTCAAGGTTTCCAAAGACGAGAAGGCCCTGAAGAGAATCAAAGACGTGAGCAGGTCTTTCCGAGAAGAGAAAGACCGTGGGagtaaagcagaaaaagagaaactggTGAAGGAAAAGTCTCCCAAAGAGGAACGACTGAGGCTCtacaaagaggagagaaagaaaaagtccaAAGACAGGCCCGCCAAGCTAGAGAAGAAGAATGATTGTAAGGAGGACAGGATTccaaaggagaaggagaaggctttcaaagaagaaaaagacaaactgaaaaaagaaaaagtctacaGGGAGGACTCTTCCGCTTTCGATGAGTATTGTAACAAGAGTCAGTTTCTGGAGAACGAAGACACCAAATTCAGCCTTTCCGACGACCAGCAGGATCGGTGGTTCTCGGACTTGTCCGATTCGTCCTTTGATTTCAAAGGGGACGACAGTTGGGATTCTCCAGTGACAGACTACAGGGATGTTAAAAGTGACCCCGTGGCCAGACTGATCCTGGAGACCGTGAAGGAGGACAGCAAGGAAAAGAAGCGGGAGAGCAAGGGCCGTGAGAAGCGGGACTACGGGGACAGGCGCGGCGACAGGGACGCCTTCTTCCGGAAGAAGGACAGAGACTGTCTGGACAAGAGCTCcgagaggaggaaggagcaggcaGACAAGCATAAGGGCATCCCCGGCTGCCTTCCCGACAAGGACAAAAAGCGGAGGGAGTCCGCCGAGGCCGGGCGGGACAGGAAGGACGCCCTCGAGGCCGCCAAGGAGCGGAAGGATGGCAGGCCCAAGCCCGAGGAGGCCCACCGGGAGGAGCCGAAGGAGCTGGCTGGCGAGGCCGGCTTCAAGGACAGGCCCGACTGTGAGTTTGGGAAGGGCCCCGAGCCCTGGGAGAGGCTCCATGCAGCAAGAgacaaggagaagaaggaaagggggaaattagagaaatacaaagataagTCCGGTGACAGAGATAAAAGCGAAAAGTCTGTCCTTGAGAAATGTCAGAAGGACAAGGAGTTTGATAAATGCTTTAAAGAGAAGAAGGATCCCAAGGAGAAGCATAAGGACAAGGAGAGAAAGGCGTCTCTTGACCAggtgaaagaaaagagggagaagaattTCCCTGGACTTCTCTCCGAGGACTTCCCTGAAAAAAAAGACGAGAAGAAGGGTAAAGAGAAGAGCTGGTACATCGCCGACATATTCACGGACGAAAGCGAGGACGAGAAGGACGAGTTCGCGGCCAGCGGGCTCCGACTCGGGGACGCCGGGGACGCGCCGCGGGCGGACGGCCCCCAGGACACCGACCGGCACCGGAAGCACTCTGCCGACCGGCAGCACTCGGAGAAGCAGAAAGATCGAGAGCTCcgggaaaagaagaaggagaagggagccGCGGAAGGGgcgaaagacaagaaagaaaaggtccTGGAGAAGCACAAGGACAAGAAGGACAAAGAGGGTGCGGACAAGTACAAGGACAGGAAGGACCGCACCTCGGCCGACCCCAcccaggaaaagaagaacaagcaGAAGCCTCCCGAGAAGCTGGAGCGGAAGCCCTCGGCAGAGGACAAGGCCAGGAGCAGGCACCGCGAGAGGCCGGACCGGGAGCACTGCCGGGACAGGAAGGTGTCGAGGAGCACCGAGGCGGAGAAGAGCCTGctggagaggctggaggaggaggcccTGCACGCGTACCGGGAGGACTCCAACGACAAGGCCAGCGAGGTGTCCTCGGACAGCTTCACCGACCGCGGGCAGGAGCCCGGCCTGAGCGCCCTCCTAGAGGTGTCCTTCACGGAGCCCCCGGAGGAGAaggtcaaggagagagagaggcacagacacTCTTCGTCCTCGTCCAAGAAAAGCCACGATCGGGAGAGAGTCCGGAAAGACAAGTGTGAGAAGAGAGACAAGAGCGACGATTACAAGGACACGGGCAGCAGGAAGGACCCCGGCCAGTACGACAAGGACTTCTCGGACGCCGACGCTTATGGGATCCCTTACGGCGCCAAAGCGGACGTCGAGGACGAGCTAGATAAAACCATTGAGTTGTTCGCCgctgaaaagaaagataaaaacgATTCTGAGAGAGAGCCTTCCAAGAAAGCGGACAAGGAGCTGAAGCCTTATGGCTGTGGTGCCGCCGGTGCCCTCAAGGACAAGAGGCGGCGGGAGAGGCACCGCGAGAGGTGGCGGGACGAGCGGGAGAAGCACAGGGACAGGCACAGCGACGGGCCCCCGCGGCACCACAAGGACGAGCAGAAGCCCGCAGCCAGAGACAAGGACAACCCTCCAAACACACTCAGAGACAAGTCCCGGGACGAGAGCCTGAAGCTCAGCGAGACCAAACCGAAGGAGAAGTTCAAGGAAAACCCGGAGAAGGAGAAGGGTGACTCGGTGAAGGTCGGCAACGGCAACGATAAGCCGCCGGCAGCCAGAGACCAGGGCAAGAGAGATGCCCGGCCCAGAGAGAAGCTTCTGGGCGACGGCGACCTGATGATGACCAGCTTCGAGCGCATGCTGTCCCAGAAGGACCTGGAGGTCGAGGAGCGGCACAAGCGGCACAAGGAGAGGATGAAGCAGATGGAGAAGATGAGGCACCGGTCCGGAGACCCGAAGCTCAAGGACAGGGCGAAGCCCGCCGAGGACGTGCGCAAGAAGGGCCTGGACGTGCCCGCACGGAGGCCGCTGGTGCCGGACCCCGCCCCGAAGGACAAGAGGCCCAAGGAGCCCGCTCTGGCCCCGCCGGCCGCCGACGGCAAGCCCCCCCTGGGGCCGGCCGGGGACGCCAGGGACTGGCTGGCCGGGCCGCACGCGAAAGAGGCGCTGCCCGCCTCCCCGAGGCCGGACCAGGGCCGGCCCACCGGGGTCCCCACGCCCGCGTCTGTGGTGTCGTGCCCCAGCTACGAGGAGGCCATGCACACGCCCAGGACCCCGTCCTGCAGCGCGGACGACTACTCCGACCTCATTTTCGACTGCGCTGACCCCCAGCCCGTCTCCAGCACGTCCGCCAGAGCCTGCTCCCCCTCTTTTTTCGACAGGTTCTCCGTGGCAGCGAGCGGGATTTCGGAAACCGCGAGCCAGACGCCTACGAGGCCGCTGTGCACGAGCCTGTACCGTTCGGTGTCTGTCGATATCCGGAGGACCCCCGAGGAAGAATTCAGCGCTGGGGACAAGCTGTTCAGACAGCAGAGCGTCCCCACCGCGTCCAGTTACGGCTCGCCAGGGCAGCGCCTGGAGGACAAGGCCCCTGTGCCCCCAGGTCCTGCCGAGAAGTTCGCCTGCTTGTCCCCGGGGTACTACTCCCCGGACTATggcatcccctcccccaaagcGGACGCTCTGCACTGCCCGCCTGCGGCTGTGGTCAATGTCACCCCCTCCCCAGAGGGTGCTTTCTCTGGTTTACAAGCGAAGTCCCCCCCTTCGCACAGAGATGAGCTTTTGGCCCCGTCCATGGAGGGGGCCCTTCCGCCTGACTTGGGCATCCCCCTGGATGCCACGGAGGACCAGCAGGCCACTGCCGCCATCATCCCCCCGGAGCCCAGCTACCTGGAGCCGCTGGACGAGGGCCCCTTCAGCACGGTCATCACAGAGGACCCCGTCGAGTGGGCGCACCCAGCTGCCTCGGAGCAGGCCCTGTCCTGCAGCCTGATTGGGGGCGCCCCCGAGAACCCCGTCAGCTGGCCTGTGGGGCCGGACCTCCTGCTTAAGTCCCCACAGCGCCTCCCAGAGTCCCCGCAGCATTTCTGCCCCACTGAGGCCCTCCACCCTGCTGCCCCAGGGCCCTTCGGCGCCCCAGAGCCCCcttacccaggctcccctgactCATACCCTCTGTCGGCCACCGAGCCTGGACTCGAGGGCGCCAAAGGCGACGTGGTGGACACAGTCCCGGCCGCTGTGCCCGCCCCAGAAGAACCAgccccctttgcccctccttcCAGGCTGGAGCCCTTTTTCACCAACTGCAAACCGCTCCCTGACGCGCCCCCCGACACGGCCCCGGAGCCTGCGTGTTTGGCCACCGTGACTCAGGTGGAGGCTCTGGCGCCCATGGAGAATAACTTCCTGGAAAATGGGCACGACCTCTCGGCCCTCGGCCAGGTGGAAGCGGTGCCCTGGCCTGATGGCTTCCCCAACTCCGAGGACGACTTAGACCTGGGGCCCTTCTCTCTGCCGGAGCTTCCTCTTCAAGCTAAAGACGTTTCTGATGTCGAAACGGAACCAGTAGAAGAGACTCCCCTTGGCCCTCCGGAAAACACCCCCGCGGGGCCCCCCGTAGTCCCGAATGGCGGGGATGTCGCTGCAGCGGCTGCCGAGGAGCAGCCCGCACTGCCTCCCGACCAGGCGGCTCCCCGGCTCCCCGCCGAGCCCGAGCCGGAGCCCCCCGAGGAGCCCAAGCCGGATGTGATGTTGGAGACCACGGTAGAGGCAGGGGTCACGTCAGAGGGGAGGGTCCCCCCCGAGGACTCGGACTCCGGCCTGGGGCCCGCCCCGCCAGCCCCGGAGCGGCATCCGGCAGGGAGCGGAGACGAGGAGGCCGAGGGCCGGGACCCCCCGGCCGCGTCCCACCACGGCACCCCCGACGCCGCCGCCgttgctgccgccgccgccgcagatGGCTCGGCACAGGCACACGTGGAGGATGGGGCCGGCCCGCTCGACGGGGCCGGCCCCGAGGGACCTGTGGGCGGCATCCAGCCCGAAGCTTCGGAACCAGAACCCAAACCCGCGGTCGAAGCCCCGAAGGCGCCCAAGGTGGAGGAGATCCCCCAGCGCATGACGAGGAACCGGGCTCAGATGCTGGCCAACCAGAGCAAGCAGAGCTCGCCGCCGGCCGACAAGGAgcccgcgcccgccccgcccccccgcgcCAAGGGCCGCTGCTGCGAGGAGGACGACCCCCAGGCCCAGCACCCTCGCAAGCGCCGCTTCCAGCGCTCCAgccagcagctgcagcagcagaTGAACACGTCCACGCAGCAGACGCGGGAGGTGATCCAGCAGACGCTGGCCGCCATCGTGGACGCCATCAAGCTGGATGACATCGAGCCATACCACAGCGACAGGTCCAACCCCTACTTCGAGTACTTGCAGATCAGGAAGAAGATCGAGGAGAAGCGCAAGATTCTCTGCTACATCACGCCGCAGGCGCCCCAGTGCTACGCCGAGTACGTCACCTACACGGGCTCCTACCTCCTGGACGGCAAGCCGCTCAGCAAGCTGCACATCCCCGTG AtcgcgccccctccctccctggcggAGCCCCTGAAGGAGCTGTTCAAGCAGCAGGAGGCCGTGAGGGGGAAGCTGCGGCTGCAGCACAGCATCGAGCGG GAAAAGCTCATAGTCTCCTGCGAGCAGGAGATCCTGCGGGTTCACTGCCGGGCAGCAAGAACCATCGCGAACCAGGCGGTGCCGTTCAGCGCCTGCACCATGCTGCTGGACTCCGAGGTCTACAACATGCCTCTGGAGAGTCAG GGCGACGAGAACAAGTCCGTGCGCGACCGGTTCAATGCGCGCCAGTTCATCTCGTGGCTCCAGGACGTGGACGACAAGTACGACCGCATGAAG ACGTGTCTCCTGATGCGGCAGCAGCACGAGGCCGCGGCCCTGAACGCCGTGCAGCGGATGGAGTGGCAGCTGAAGGCCCAGGAGCTGGACCCCGCCGGGCACAAGGCGCTGTGTGTGCACGAGGTGCCCTCCTTCTACGTGCCCATGGTCGACGTCAACGACGACTTCGTGCTTCTGCCGGCCTGA